One part of the Streptomyces sp. AM 2-1-1 genome encodes these proteins:
- a CDS encoding ROK family protein — MSSQPILAPAPGGGLTGALDIGGTKIAGALVDPGGSLRCRVRRAAPAQGSSRALLDAVYEVVDVLAADPLWADVRALGIGSAGPVDLTHGTVSPVNIPAWRDFPLAASVAAHPALAHRPVVLAGDAVAMAAAEHRHGAARGHDKALCLVVSTGVGAGLVLDGTVHHGLTGNAGHLGHISVDFDGEPCPCGAIGCLEGIASGTAITRHALSLGWRPTTSAVTSAVATAARAGDPAAVAAFDRAARALAAGIAATAALVEIDVAVVGGGVAHSGEVLFSPLGHHLRRYATMPFMRHLRAVPAELGSDAGLVGAAVLAGAPEPAHVAGPATVTVGPRTSPRRRSGEENQA; from the coding sequence ATGAGTAGTCAGCCGATCCTTGCCCCCGCTCCGGGTGGTGGCCTGACAGGAGCCCTGGACATAGGGGGGACCAAGATCGCCGGCGCACTGGTCGACCCGGGCGGTTCCCTCCGGTGCCGCGTGCGCCGTGCCGCCCCGGCACAGGGGTCCTCCCGCGCCCTTCTCGACGCCGTGTACGAGGTGGTGGACGTCCTGGCCGCCGACCCGCTGTGGGCGGACGTCCGCGCGCTGGGCATCGGCAGCGCCGGTCCGGTCGACCTGACGCACGGAACCGTCAGCCCCGTCAACATCCCCGCCTGGCGCGACTTCCCGCTCGCCGCGTCGGTCGCGGCACATCCCGCACTCGCCCACAGACCCGTCGTGCTGGCGGGCGACGCGGTGGCGATGGCGGCGGCGGAACACCGCCACGGCGCCGCCCGCGGTCATGACAAGGCGTTGTGTCTGGTGGTCTCCACGGGCGTGGGTGCCGGTCTGGTCCTCGACGGAACCGTCCACCACGGTCTCACCGGCAACGCCGGTCATCTCGGCCACATCAGCGTCGACTTCGACGGTGAACCCTGCCCGTGCGGCGCCATCGGCTGCCTGGAAGGCATCGCCAGCGGCACGGCCATCACCCGGCACGCACTCTCCCTCGGCTGGCGCCCGACCACGTCGGCGGTCACGTCGGCGGTCGCGACGGCGGCTCGCGCCGGCGACCCGGCCGCCGTGGCGGCGTTCGACCGGGCGGCACGCGCCCTGGCGGCCGGTATCGCCGCCACGGCCGCGCTGGTCGAGATCGACGTCGCGGTGGTCGGTGGCGGTGTGGCCCACTCCGGCGAGGTGCTCTTCTCCCCCCTCGGACATCACCTGCGGCGCTACGCGACGATGCCGTTCATGCGTCATCTGCGCGCGGTGCCGGCGGAGTTGGGATCCGACGCCGGTCTGGTCGGTGCGGCGGTCCTGGCCGGTGCACCGGAACCGGCGCACGTGGCCGGACCGGCCACCGTGACCGTGGGGCCGCGCACGTCCCCCCGGCGGCGCTCGGGCGAGGAGAACCAGGCCTGA
- a CDS encoding extracellular solute-binding protein yields the protein MRRSCVGIVAAIMATATACSGQGGGGGGGIAALPSDPAKVSGEITVLTNRTDQLADGTLKKYAAEFRKVYPGVKVTFEGLTDYEGETKIRMNTDNYGDVLLIPNSLSVKQYPTFFAPLGKAGELSAKFDYTDHATVDDQVYGLADIGVANGFVYNKAVWAKAGVDDWPTTPAEFVADLEKIKERTGATPYYTNYKDGWPLTNWTNAIGSPTCDADSYDSLAATDKPWSQGSDLYTIDKLLYTIVDEKLAEADPTTTNWEDSKARIGTGEVASMWLGSWAISQMQAAAKAAGKNPDDIGFMPFPQQTDGKFCSVLRPDYQYAVNVHSDKKSAARAWIDWYITQSGHSAAEGSISSVKGTPLPATLKAFSDNDVKTIPQHQDDVVRVNAIDKASEIGITAQDYRQKLVDVARGAADGDMESFFDDLNGKWADARQGVGG from the coding sequence ATGCGGAGAAGTTGCGTAGGAATCGTGGCGGCGATCATGGCGACGGCCACTGCGTGTAGTGGGCAGGGAGGCGGCGGAGGTGGCGGCATCGCGGCACTTCCGAGCGATCCTGCCAAGGTGTCCGGCGAGATCACGGTCCTGACCAACAGGACGGATCAGCTGGCCGACGGCACGTTGAAGAAGTACGCCGCGGAGTTCCGCAAGGTGTACCCGGGCGTGAAGGTCACGTTCGAAGGACTGACCGACTACGAGGGCGAGACCAAGATCAGGATGAACACCGACAACTACGGTGACGTCCTGCTGATCCCCAACTCCCTGTCCGTCAAGCAGTACCCCACCTTCTTCGCCCCGCTCGGCAAGGCCGGCGAACTGTCGGCGAAGTTCGACTACACCGACCACGCCACCGTCGACGACCAGGTCTACGGCCTGGCGGACATCGGCGTGGCGAACGGGTTCGTCTACAACAAGGCGGTCTGGGCGAAGGCCGGCGTCGACGACTGGCCGACCACGCCCGCGGAGTTCGTCGCCGACCTCGAGAAGATCAAGGAGAGGACCGGCGCCACTCCGTACTACACGAACTACAAGGACGGCTGGCCGCTCACCAACTGGACCAACGCCATCGGCTCCCCCACGTGCGACGCCGACTCCTACGACTCCCTGGCGGCGACGGACAAGCCGTGGAGCCAGGGTTCGGACCTCTACACGATCGACAAGCTCCTCTACACGATCGTCGACGAGAAGCTCGCCGAAGCCGATCCCACCACGACCAACTGGGAGGACTCCAAAGCGCGGATAGGGACCGGGGAGGTCGCCTCGATGTGGCTCGGTTCCTGGGCGATCTCCCAGATGCAGGCCGCGGCGAAGGCGGCCGGCAAGAACCCCGACGACATCGGGTTCATGCCCTTCCCGCAGCAGACGGACGGGAAGTTCTGCTCCGTCCTGCGCCCCGATTACCAGTACGCCGTCAACGTCCACTCCGACAAGAAGTCGGCCGCCCGGGCGTGGATCGACTGGTACATCACCCAGTCCGGGCACTCCGCCGCCGAAGGATCCATCTCCTCGGTGAAGGGCACTCCGCTGCCCGCCACGCTCAAGGCGTTCTCCGACAACGATGTCAAAACCATCCCGCAGCACCAGGACGACGTCGTGCGGGTCAACGCGATCGACAAGGCGTCCGAGATCGGCATCACCGCGCAGGACTACCGGCAGAAGCTCGTGGACGTCGCCCGCGGTGCGGCGGACGGGGACATGGAGAGCTTCTTCGACGACCTGAACGGAAAGTGGGCCGACGCCCGGCAGGGCGTCGGCGGCTGA
- a CDS encoding helix-turn-helix transcriptional regulator, which translates to MQTECFDSGSLESTEEFLSRAYTPMRIGGRPNNTRTRIVRTAAAGLTVDRLAFGYTMSYTANALGKVCLISVHSGTMVDTTDGRHDVYGPGETFLIAPPDRPYTGALHSARYTITMFDPAVLDTVAAAGAHSAPGPVRLTGQRARDADANRRLGSTVAFLRDQVLTGSTAPEPLVIASATQLLAAVALAALPSTAQQEEGERVDSRDAHTDTLRRAQLFIEENAHRPIGLADIAAAAFVTPRAVQYAFSRHTDTSPLGYLRHVRLARAHQDLRTADPCTTSVTRIAARWGFAHVGRFAAAYRRLYGTTPATTLRAQD; encoded by the coding sequence ATGCAGACGGAGTGTTTCGACAGCGGAAGCCTGGAGTCGACGGAGGAGTTCCTGTCACGGGCCTATACGCCGATGCGTATCGGCGGCCGGCCCAACAACACGCGGACGCGCATCGTGCGGACCGCCGCGGCAGGGCTGACCGTCGACCGCCTCGCCTTTGGTTACACCATGTCCTACACCGCCAACGCCCTGGGCAAGGTGTGCTTGATCAGCGTCCACAGCGGCACCATGGTGGACACCACCGACGGCCGTCACGACGTCTACGGCCCGGGGGAGACCTTCCTCATCGCCCCTCCCGACCGCCCTTACACCGGCGCGCTGCACTCCGCGCGCTACACCATCACCATGTTCGACCCGGCCGTGCTCGACACGGTGGCCGCCGCCGGCGCCCACTCCGCCCCGGGACCGGTCCGGCTCACCGGGCAGCGCGCACGCGACGCCGACGCCAACCGCCGCTTGGGCAGCACGGTGGCGTTCCTCCGCGACCAGGTCCTGACGGGGTCCACCGCCCCTGAGCCCCTCGTCATCGCCTCGGCCACCCAGTTGCTGGCCGCCGTCGCCCTGGCCGCGCTCCCCAGTACCGCGCAACAGGAGGAGGGCGAGCGTGTCGACAGCCGTGACGCCCACACCGACACCCTGCGCCGGGCACAGCTCTTCATCGAGGAGAACGCCCACCGCCCCATCGGCCTGGCCGACATCGCCGCCGCCGCGTTCGTCACCCCGCGCGCCGTGCAGTACGCCTTCAGCCGTCACACCGACACGAGCCCCCTCGGCTACCTGCGCCACGTGCGCCTCGCCCGTGCGCACCAGGATCTGAGAACCGCCGACCCCTGCACGACCAGCGTGACGCGCATCGCCGCCCGCTGGGGCTTCGCCCATGTCGGCCGCTTCGCGGCCGCGTACCGCCGGCTGTACGGCACGACCCCCGCCACCACCCTCCGCGCGCAAGACTGA
- a CDS encoding sugar ABC transporter permease, whose amino-acid sequence MTAVQKTRTVGHADERRGAPPPEPSAGRPRSRRRRRTAGLTPWLFLAVPLTLLGMFTYLPVADMIGYSFTDWDGVSPTSSSVGVENYTDLVTEPARFEVFLVSGFYLAASFVQIALALYFATVLSSHTRFRNLFKGLLFFPYLINGVAVGFVFLYFFQPDGTLDTLLGMAGVDGEHLWLGDPDLANPSLAGVSMWRFTGLNMVLFLGAIQSIPPHLYEAAELDGANRWQQFRHIIAPSIKPVISLSFVLAVSGSLAVFEIPYIMTGGANGTETFVIQTVKLAFQFDKVGLASASAVLLLVLILLITWVQRRLVPEERVELS is encoded by the coding sequence ATGACCGCTGTCCAGAAGACCCGCACCGTGGGGCACGCCGACGAACGGCGCGGCGCTCCGCCCCCGGAGCCCTCCGCCGGCCGGCCCCGCAGCCGCAGGCGCCGTCGTACCGCCGGGCTGACCCCCTGGCTCTTCCTCGCCGTTCCTCTGACCCTGCTGGGGATGTTCACCTACCTCCCCGTGGCCGACATGATCGGCTACAGCTTCACCGACTGGGACGGTGTCAGCCCCACGTCCTCGTCCGTGGGCGTGGAGAACTACACCGACCTGGTCACCGAGCCCGCGCGGTTCGAGGTGTTCCTGGTCAGCGGCTTCTACCTGGCCGCCTCCTTCGTGCAGATCGCCCTCGCGCTGTACTTCGCGACGGTCCTCAGCTCCCACACCCGCTTCCGCAACCTCTTCAAGGGCCTGCTGTTCTTCCCCTACCTGATCAACGGGGTGGCCGTCGGATTCGTGTTCCTGTACTTCTTCCAGCCGGACGGGACGCTCGACACCCTGCTGGGCATGGCCGGTGTGGACGGCGAGCACCTGTGGCTGGGTGACCCGGACCTGGCCAACCCCTCGCTGGCCGGAGTGTCGATGTGGCGCTTCACGGGGCTGAACATGGTGCTCTTCCTGGGCGCCATCCAGTCGATCCCGCCGCATCTGTACGAGGCGGCCGAGCTGGACGGGGCGAACCGCTGGCAGCAGTTCCGGCACATCATCGCGCCCAGCATCAAGCCCGTCATCAGTCTGAGCTTCGTTCTCGCCGTCTCCGGCTCCCTGGCCGTCTTCGAGATCCCGTACATCATGACCGGCGGCGCCAACGGCACGGAGACGTTCGTCATCCAGACGGTCAAGCTCGCCTTCCAGTTCGACAAGGTCGGTCTGGCCTCGGCCTCGGCCGTCCTCCTGCTGGTCCTGATCCTGCTGATCACCTGGGTCCAGCGCCGGCTGGTCCCCGAGGAGAGGGTGGAACTCTCGTGA
- a CDS encoding STAS domain-containing protein, whose translation MLTAHTARHSSGRAEVTAYQDAHSGRCVLYAQGVFDAVTTEVLGQALARTRVSRIEVDCSAVTFADVAFLRALLSGGSSGARVAVTAPSLAVCRLLEATGSTGLLLATRNSPAAPATPPARTSCVQAR comes from the coding sequence GTGCTCACAGCCCACACCGCCCGGCACAGCAGCGGGCGGGCCGAGGTCACGGCGTACCAGGACGCGCACAGCGGCCGGTGCGTGCTGTACGCACAGGGAGTGTTCGACGCGGTGACCACCGAGGTCCTGGGTCAGGCCCTGGCCCGGACGCGCGTCTCCCGCATCGAGGTCGACTGCTCCGCCGTCACCTTCGCGGACGTCGCCTTTCTGCGTGCACTGCTGAGCGGTGGCTCCTCCGGCGCACGGGTCGCGGTGACCGCACCCTCCTTGGCCGTGTGCCGCCTCCTCGAGGCGACGGGAAGCACCGGCCTCCTCCTCGCCACTCGGAATTCCCCCGCGGCACCGGCGACCCCTCCGGCGCGGACCTCGTGCGTGCAGGCCCGCTGA
- a CDS encoding carbohydrate ABC transporter permease → MSRTAVALKYLSLLLASAVVVVPLVVVLLTSLKTQSEVANDGPLSPPGDWFNFANYATAFEQGAMLRAFGNTALILVVSTAGTVLIGSMTAYAIDRFHFRLKKLVTGLFLLAALVPGVTTQVATFQVIDDLGAFNTRWAPILLYTGTDIVSIYIFLQFIRSIPLALDEAARIDGANSWTIYWKIIFPMLRPAMATVVIVKGIAVYNDFYVPFLYMPDPGLGTISTALFRFKGPFGAHWETISAGAILVIVPTLVVFLALQRFIYSGFAAGSTK, encoded by the coding sequence CTGTCCCGCACCGCCGTCGCCTTGAAGTACCTCTCCCTGCTGCTGGCCTCGGCCGTGGTCGTCGTCCCTCTCGTCGTCGTCCTGCTGACGTCGCTCAAGACGCAGTCGGAGGTGGCGAACGACGGTCCCCTGTCACCGCCGGGCGACTGGTTCAACTTCGCCAACTACGCCACCGCCTTCGAACAGGGCGCGATGCTGCGGGCGTTCGGCAACACGGCCCTGATCCTCGTGGTCTCCACCGCCGGGACCGTACTGATCGGCTCGATGACCGCGTACGCCATCGACCGCTTCCACTTCCGCCTGAAGAAGCTGGTGACGGGCCTCTTCCTCCTGGCCGCACTGGTTCCCGGTGTCACCACCCAGGTCGCGACCTTCCAGGTGATCGACGATCTGGGCGCCTTCAACACCCGCTGGGCGCCGATCCTGCTCTACACCGGGACCGACATCGTCTCCATCTACATCTTCCTGCAGTTCATCCGGTCCATCCCGCTCGCCCTGGACGAGGCGGCGCGCATCGACGGCGCCAACTCCTGGACCATCTACTGGAAGATCATCTTTCCGATGCTGCGGCCGGCCATGGCCACCGTGGTCATCGTCAAGGGCATCGCCGTCTACAACGACTTCTACGTGCCCTTCCTCTACATGCCCGACCCCGGCCTCGGCACCATCTCCACCGCCCTGTTCCGGTTCAAGGGTCCCTTCGGCGCGCACTGGGAGACCATCTCCGCCGGCGCGATCCTGGTGATCGTGCCGACCCTGGTCGTCTTCCTGGCGCTGCAGCGCTTCATCTACAGCGGCTTCGCGGCCGGTTCCACCAAATGA